A window of the Enterobacteriaceae bacterium 4M9 genome harbors these coding sequences:
- the aegA gene encoding formate-dependent uric acid utilization protein AegA: MSPFITANASRCLGCRACEVACVMAHNHGEHVLSARAFTPRIQVIKANGRRSAVTCHHCEAAPCLKSCPVGAISRRNGAVQVEEKLCIGCKSCEVSCPFGAIEVSLDADEMRVHKCDLCEARAEGPACASACPTAALTLVTPAALAAQSAQRRKSTAVRESQPLASAGVCDGFNAAARLAAIAAPQVAQKRAAQERLKEFDEIYLPYSPEQASAQAQRCLKCGEHSICEWHCPLHNHIPQWIELIKQGRVLEAAALSHETNCLPEITGRVCPQDRLCEGGCTLRDESGAVTIGNIERYISDQALAQGWRPTLEKVEPLGKRVAVIGAGPAGLACAERLVRAGAGVTVFDRHPEIGGLLTFGIPAFKLDKSLLVRRREIFSEMGITFRLNCEVGRDVPLSELLEEYDAVFVGVGTYRSMKAGLPHEDAPGVHDALPFLIANTRRLMGLMPSEEAPDVDMAGKHVVVLGGGDTAMDCVRTALRQGAQSVTCAYRRDEANMPGSRKEVKNAKEEGAQFEFNVQPVDIALNEQGAVCGVRLLRTRLGEPDAQGRRRPEPVSGSEFVMPADAVVMAFGFHPHSLPWLEEHGVLLDNSGRIKAGVESRLRYQTTHPKIFAGGDAVRGADLVVTAMAEGQHAARGILDYFSAST; this comes from the coding sequence ATGAGTCCTTTTATTACAGCTAATGCCAGTCGCTGCCTGGGCTGTCGCGCCTGCGAAGTCGCCTGCGTAATGGCGCATAACCACGGTGAGCATGTGTTATCTGCACGCGCATTTACGCCGCGCATTCAGGTGATTAAAGCGAATGGGCGACGCAGTGCGGTGACCTGCCATCACTGCGAAGCGGCACCTTGTCTTAAAAGCTGTCCGGTGGGGGCCATTTCCCGGCGCAATGGCGCGGTACAGGTGGAAGAAAAACTGTGCATCGGCTGTAAATCGTGCGAGGTATCGTGCCCGTTTGGCGCCATTGAGGTTAGCCTTGATGCAGATGAGATGCGCGTGCACAAATGTGATTTGTGTGAGGCGCGTGCCGAAGGCCCCGCCTGTGCCAGCGCCTGCCCGACGGCGGCGTTAACGCTGGTGACACCCGCAGCACTGGCAGCACAGAGCGCGCAGCGGCGTAAGTCAACCGCCGTGCGTGAGTCGCAACCGCTCGCCAGTGCAGGCGTGTGTGATGGGTTTAATGCTGCGGCCAGGCTTGCCGCCATTGCAGCGCCGCAGGTTGCCCAAAAGCGAGCGGCGCAAGAGCGGCTTAAGGAATTTGATGAAATCTATCTGCCTTATTCGCCAGAGCAGGCGAGCGCGCAGGCGCAGCGCTGCCTGAAGTGTGGTGAGCACAGCATATGCGAGTGGCATTGCCCGCTGCATAACCATATCCCACAGTGGATTGAGCTTATCAAACAAGGGCGTGTTCTGGAGGCAGCAGCGCTGTCGCACGAAACTAACTGCTTGCCGGAAATTACCGGGCGCGTCTGCCCACAGGACAGGCTGTGTGAAGGCGGCTGTACGCTGCGTGATGAGTCCGGCGCGGTCACTATCGGTAATATTGAGCGTTATATTTCTGACCAGGCGCTGGCACAGGGCTGGCGGCCAACGCTGGAAAAGGTCGAGCCGCTTGGTAAACGCGTAGCGGTAATCGGTGCCGGACCGGCGGGACTTGCCTGCGCTGAGCGCCTGGTGCGCGCTGGCGCCGGGGTTACGGTGTTTGACCGCCACCCGGAAATCGGTGGGCTGCTGACGTTTGGCATCCCGGCCTTCAAACTGGATAAATCGCTGCTGGTGCGCCGGCGCGAAATTTTCAGCGAAATGGGGATCACTTTTCGCCTTAACTGCGAAGTTGGGCGGGATGTGCCGCTCAGTGAGCTGCTGGAAGAGTACGATGCTGTTTTTGTCGGCGTTGGCACTTACCGCTCAATGAAGGCTGGTTTGCCGCATGAAGACGCACCGGGCGTGCATGACGCGCTGCCGTTCCTGATTGCCAACACCCGCCGCCTGATGGGGCTGATGCCGTCAGAGGAAGCACCTGATGTTGATATGGCTGGCAAACATGTGGTGGTGCTCGGCGGTGGCGATACGGCAATGGACTGCGTGCGCACTGCGCTGCGCCAGGGCGCGCAAAGCGTCACCTGCGCCTACCGACGCGATGAAGCCAATATGCCAGGTTCGCGTAAAGAGGTGAAAAACGCGAAAGAGGAGGGCGCTCAGTTTGAGTTTAACGTACAGCCTGTGGACATCGCGCTAAACGAACAGGGCGCCGTCTGCGGTGTACGGCTGCTGCGCACGCGCCTTGGCGAGCCGGACGCGCAGGGGCGCAGGCGGCCTGAGCCGGTATCCGGCTCTGAGTTTGTTATGCCTGCCGATGCCGTCGTTATGGCGTTTGGCTTTCACCCGCATTCGCTGCCGTGGCTTGAAGAACACGGCGTGCTGCTCGATAACAGCGGGCGCATTAAGGCTGGCGTGGAAAGTCGGCTACGCTACCAGACCACGCATCCAAAGATTTTCGCCGGGGGCGATGCCGTGCGCGGCGCGGATTTGGTAGTGACAGCCATGGCCGAAGGCCAGCATGCTGCACGCGGTATTCTCGACTACTTCAGTGCTTCAACATAA
- the napF gene encoding ferredoxin-type protein NapF, which translates to MAEFSRRGLLTGAFRAGSNAMRPPWSRSDVEFTAVCTRCNACVEACETTVIKRGTGGFPEVDFQRGECTFCYACAESCPQPLFAVRDSKPWQYQVAIGTRCLAQNRVECRSCEDACPERAIRFRPTLAGIAKPQTEVSLCTACGACVAGCPVSAIELRSRNEQ; encoded by the coding sequence ATGGCTGAATTCTCCCGACGTGGCTTACTGACTGGCGCTTTTCGCGCGGGTTCAAACGCCATGCGGCCGCCCTGGAGCCGCAGCGACGTGGAGTTCACCGCCGTTTGTACCCGCTGTAATGCCTGCGTTGAGGCCTGTGAAACCACGGTCATCAAGCGCGGTACCGGGGGCTTCCCCGAAGTCGATTTTCAGCGCGGTGAATGCACATTTTGCTACGCCTGCGCCGAGAGTTGCCCGCAACCGCTGTTCGCCGTGCGCGACAGTAAACCCTGGCAGTATCAGGTCGCTATTGGCACACGCTGCCTCGCGCAAAACCGCGTCGAATGCCGCAGCTGTGAAGATGCCTGTCCTGAGCGCGCCATACGTTTTCGCCCGACGCTGGCAGGCATTGCCAAACCGCAAACCGAGGTGTCGCTGTGTACTGCCTGTGGGGCGTGCGTAGCGGGGTGTCCGGTTAGCGC
- the narQ gene encoding nitrate/nitrite two-component system sensor histidine kinase NarQ, producing MVKRPVSTSLARAFFYIVLLSLLTTGVALITLASSMRDAEAINIAGSLRMQSWRLGYDLQSERRELERHRAQYEKTLSSPLLSSPGGWLVPEQIRQRYSALHQAWREMDTHLAQGDLTWYQQNIDEYVAQIDLYVLTLQHQAEHKMMLVVAVSGVGFIAIFTLVFFTLRRIRRQVVEPLNALVAASEFVERGDFDHPPLNTHLPNELGLLAHTFSRMAGELRKLYQSLEASVQQKTQSLKEANRRLEVLYSCSQALSASTLNRHSFEKILTILRYNTQLNAVEIRTSDNWLLQDGAPDNNAPWSSTPVRSQDNLLGELRWQTQTSTPSAQLMESVANMLGRGLWFNQAQKHRQQLLLMEERATIARELHDSLAQVLSYLRIQLTLLRRAVPQENTKAHGIIDDFTQALSDAYSQLRELLSTFRLTLQQANLTAALQETIAPLRARSNADIHLECSLPDQSLDAQRQIHLLQIIREAVLNAIRHADAQTITVRCFSPTPGVHEAEIIDDGRGIATLEEPEGHYGLNIMQERADRLGGVLTISRVPQGGTRVCVRFSAVTQDRADNGSHNDKNSKSPGSNV from the coding sequence ATGGTTAAGCGCCCGGTATCGACCAGCCTTGCCCGCGCCTTCTTCTACATCGTTCTGCTCTCCCTGCTGACCACTGGCGTTGCGCTGATAACTCTTGCCAGCAGCATGCGCGATGCCGAGGCCATCAACATAGCCGGCTCATTGCGTATGCAAAGCTGGCGCCTTGGCTATGATTTGCAGAGCGAGCGTCGCGAGCTTGAACGCCACCGCGCGCAGTATGAAAAAACCCTTAGCTCACCGCTGCTCAGTTCACCTGGCGGCTGGCTGGTACCAGAACAGATACGCCAGCGCTATAGCGCGCTACATCAGGCGTGGCGCGAAATGGACACCCACCTGGCGCAGGGCGATTTGACCTGGTATCAACAGAATATTGATGAGTACGTGGCCCAGATTGACCTCTACGTTCTTACGCTTCAGCACCAGGCAGAACACAAGATGATGCTGGTGGTTGCCGTTTCCGGCGTGGGCTTTATCGCTATTTTTACGTTGGTGTTCTTTACTCTGCGCCGCATTCGCCGCCAGGTTGTCGAGCCGCTCAATGCCCTTGTGGCAGCCAGCGAATTCGTTGAACGCGGAGATTTCGACCATCCACCGCTGAATACCCATTTGCCTAATGAACTGGGGCTGCTGGCACATACCTTTAGCCGCATGGCCGGAGAACTTCGCAAGCTCTACCAGTCGCTGGAAGCGAGCGTGCAGCAAAAAACCCAGAGCCTGAAAGAGGCTAATCGTCGCCTGGAAGTGCTTTACAGCTGTTCGCAGGCACTGAGCGCCAGCACGCTCAACCGGCACAGCTTCGAGAAAATCCTCACCATTTTGCGCTATAACACCCAGCTTAACGCCGTAGAAATTCGTACCTCGGATAACTGGCTGTTGCAGGACGGCGCGCCGGATAACAACGCGCCCTGGAGCAGTACGCCGGTACGTTCACAGGATAACCTGCTGGGTGAGCTACGCTGGCAGACACAAACAAGCACGCCCTCAGCACAACTCATGGAAAGTGTCGCCAACATGCTCGGGCGCGGGCTGTGGTTCAACCAGGCGCAAAAGCACCGCCAGCAACTGTTACTGATGGAAGAGCGCGCGACCATCGCCCGCGAACTACATGATTCGCTGGCACAGGTACTTTCCTACCTGCGCATTCAGCTCACGCTACTGCGCCGGGCAGTGCCGCAGGAAAACACCAAAGCGCACGGCATTATTGACGACTTCACTCAGGCGCTAAGCGATGCCTACAGCCAGCTGCGCGAACTGTTATCGACGTTTCGCCTGACGTTGCAGCAGGCGAATCTGACTGCCGCACTTCAGGAAACCATCGCCCCGCTGCGGGCACGAAGCAATGCCGACATTCACCTGGAATGCAGCCTGCCGGATCAATCTCTGGACGCCCAGCGCCAGATTCACCTGTTGCAGATTATCCGCGAGGCGGTGCTAAACGCTATTCGCCACGCCGATGCACAAACGATTACCGTGCGCTGCTTTAGCCCAACGCCTGGAGTGCATGAGGCTGAAATTATCGACGACGGTCGCGGCATTGCCACACTTGAAGAGCCAGAAGGCCATTATGGGCTTAATATTATGCAAGAGCGCGCCGACAGACTGGGCGGCGTGCTCACCATTTCCCGTGTGCCGCAAGGCGGCACACGCGTTTGCGTGCGCTTTAGCGCCGTAACGCAAGACAGAGCCGACAACGGCTCTCACAACGACAAAAATAGCAAATCACCAGGGAGCAATGTATGA
- the narP gene encoding nitrate/nitrite response regulator protein NarP: MTNKNSYQVLIVDDHPLMRRGIRQLLETQEMFDVVGEASSGAEAISLANRLEPDLILLDLNMKGLSGLDTLHALRRDGISSRVIVLTVSDAPTDIYALVDAGADGYLLKDSDPELLLENILQGAIRGGAFSEEVKAHLENRKDNESHSSPFATLTERELDVLQEVARGLSNKQIASVLHISEETVKVHIRNLLRKLNVRSRVAATVLFLETRGL; encoded by the coding sequence ATGACCAACAAGAACAGCTATCAGGTTCTGATCGTGGACGACCATCCGCTGATGCGGCGTGGTATCCGCCAGTTGCTGGAAACACAAGAGATGTTCGACGTCGTCGGTGAAGCCAGCAGTGGCGCTGAAGCCATCAGCCTTGCCAACCGTCTGGAGCCAGATTTGATTTTGCTGGATCTGAACATGAAAGGCCTGAGCGGGCTGGACACACTGCACGCCCTGCGTCGTGATGGCATCAGTTCTCGGGTTATTGTGCTCACCGTTTCCGACGCCCCGACGGATATTTACGCGCTGGTGGACGCCGGTGCCGACGGCTATCTGCTTAAAGACAGTGACCCGGAATTACTGCTTGAAAACATTCTCCAGGGCGCGATTCGCGGTGGGGCCTTCAGCGAGGAGGTAAAAGCACATCTGGAAAACAGAAAGGACAACGAATCCCACAGTTCACCCTTCGCCACCCTCACCGAGCGCGAACTGGATGTGTTACAAGAAGTGGCACGCGGGCTGTCCAATAAGCAAATCGCCTCCGTGCTGCATATCTCTGAAGAAACCGTCAAAGTGCATATCCGCAACCTGTTGCGCAAGCTCAACGTGCGCTCACGCGTAGCCGCGACGGTGCTGTTTCTCGAAACTCGCGGCCTGTAA